The Nocardioides salarius genome includes a region encoding these proteins:
- a CDS encoding allantoate amidohydrolase, whose protein sequence is MADDFEAMWSTLAPVGRSAASGGYFRQPWASAEGELRSWFVEACAQRGLRVVGDGLGNLVGWWGEEHATRPDERLLTGSHLDSVLDGGAYDGPLGVVSALAAIDRLRERGVVPARPVGVSVFVEEEGSRFGLACLGSRLLTGSMSWERARELRDRDGVALPDALEAAGLPGPGPADPDLLAGVTTFVELHVEQGRALVDLGRAIGVASGIWPHGRYRFELTGTADHAGTTRMQDRADPMLTYAATALAADEQARLRGSRATFGRVEVVPNGTNAVPSRVTAWLDARAESEDAVSDLVAALEQAATRRAETDGTTVRVVAESVSGLVLFDPDLAHRVAADHSGGDWPVLPTQAGHDAGVLSAAGIPTLMLFVRNPTGVSHSPAEHAELPDCLASVDALADTLERLCT, encoded by the coding sequence GTGGCCGATGACTTCGAGGCGATGTGGAGCACGCTGGCGCCGGTGGGCCGCTCGGCCGCCAGCGGTGGCTACTTCCGCCAGCCGTGGGCGAGCGCCGAGGGCGAGCTGCGCTCCTGGTTCGTCGAGGCCTGCGCCCAGCGCGGGCTGCGCGTCGTGGGCGACGGCCTGGGCAACCTCGTCGGCTGGTGGGGCGAGGAGCACGCGACCCGCCCCGACGAGCGCCTGCTCACCGGCTCGCACCTCGACTCCGTGCTCGACGGCGGGGCGTACGACGGCCCCCTCGGCGTCGTCTCCGCGCTCGCGGCGATCGACCGGCTGCGCGAGCGCGGCGTCGTGCCGGCCCGCCCGGTCGGGGTCTCGGTCTTCGTCGAGGAGGAGGGCTCGCGCTTCGGGCTGGCCTGCCTGGGCTCGCGGCTCCTGACCGGGTCGATGTCGTGGGAGCGGGCCCGCGAGCTGCGCGACCGCGACGGCGTGGCGCTGCCCGACGCCCTCGAGGCCGCCGGCCTGCCCGGGCCGGGGCCCGCCGACCCCGACCTGCTCGCCGGGGTGACCACCTTCGTCGAGCTGCACGTCGAGCAGGGCCGGGCCCTGGTCGACCTGGGCCGGGCCATCGGGGTGGCCAGCGGGATCTGGCCGCACGGGCGCTACCGCTTCGAGCTGACCGGCACCGCCGACCACGCCGGCACCACCCGGATGCAGGACCGCGCCGACCCGATGCTGACCTACGCGGCGACCGCGCTGGCCGCCGACGAGCAGGCGCGCCTGCGCGGCTCGCGCGCCACCTTCGGCCGGGTCGAGGTCGTGCCCAACGGCACCAACGCGGTGCCCTCGCGGGTCACCGCCTGGCTCGACGCCCGGGCCGAGTCGGAGGACGCCGTGAGCGACCTGGTCGCCGCCCTGGAGCAGGCCGCGACCCGGCGCGCCGAGACCGACGGCACCACCGTGCGGGTGGTCGCCGAGTCGGTCTCGGGCCTCGTGCTCTTCGACCCCGACCTCGCCCACCGCGTCGCCGCCGACCACTCCGGGGGCGACTGGCCGGTGCTGCCCACCCAGGCCGGCCACGATGCCGGCGTGCTGTCGGCCGCCGGCATCCCGACCTTGATGCTCTTCGTGCGCAACCCCACCGGCGTCTCCCACTCCCCGGCCGAGCACGCCGAGCTGCCCGACTGCCTGGCCAGCGTCGACGCGCTGGCCGACACCCTCGAGCGGCTGTGCACGTGA
- a CDS encoding formimidoylglutamate deiminase has protein sequence MSGHVTAYLLERAWVAGRVQDDVLVEVEGGRFTRVEPAADGVPGVERVPGLTLPGLADNHSHAFHRALRGRTQRGGGTFWTWREQMYDLAQRLDPDDYLQLATALYREMAAVGITTVGEFHYLHHAPGGRAYAEPNETGLVLVEAARRAGIRITLLDTCYLSSGFGAPVEGAQQRYSDGDAERWAQRVEALDAAVAGADHVVVGAAVHSVRAVPREQLATVVEAARGRPLHVHLSEQRAENDACHAAYGASPTQVLADAGVLGPLTSAVHATHLDDADVLALGASRTHACFCPTTERDLGDGVGRSRALHEAGSALTLGSDSHAVVDLLEEMRAVELDERLVAESRGHWAAAELLEAGLRHDALGFADAGRIAVGARADLVTLDTSSPRTAGTGADEHTAVFAATGADVTRVVADGRLVHTRDRAPDVGRDLAAAIDRLWKDA, from the coding sequence ATGAGTGGGCACGTGACGGCGTACCTGCTCGAGCGGGCGTGGGTCGCGGGCCGGGTGCAGGACGACGTGCTGGTCGAGGTCGAGGGCGGCCGGTTCACCCGGGTCGAGCCCGCCGCCGATGGCGTGCCGGGGGTCGAGCGGGTCCCCGGCCTGACCCTCCCCGGCCTGGCGGACAACCACAGCCACGCCTTCCACCGGGCGCTGCGCGGGCGCACCCAGCGCGGCGGCGGCACGTTCTGGACCTGGCGCGAGCAGATGTACGACCTGGCGCAGCGGCTCGACCCCGACGACTACCTGCAGCTGGCGACGGCGCTCTACCGCGAGATGGCGGCGGTGGGGATCACGACGGTGGGGGAGTTCCACTACCTGCACCACGCGCCCGGCGGGCGGGCCTACGCCGAGCCCAACGAGACCGGGCTGGTGCTGGTCGAGGCGGCGCGGCGAGCGGGGATCCGGATCACCCTGCTCGACACCTGCTACCTCTCCTCGGGCTTCGGCGCGCCGGTCGAGGGTGCGCAGCAGCGTTACAGCGACGGCGACGCCGAGCGGTGGGCGCAGCGCGTCGAGGCGCTCGACGCGGCGGTGGCCGGCGCCGACCACGTCGTCGTCGGGGCGGCGGTGCACTCGGTGCGCGCGGTGCCGCGCGAGCAGCTGGCGACCGTGGTCGAGGCGGCCCGGGGGCGCCCGCTGCACGTGCACCTCAGCGAGCAGCGCGCCGAGAACGACGCCTGCCACGCGGCGTACGGCGCCTCGCCCACGCAGGTGCTCGCCGACGCCGGGGTGCTCGGCCCGCTGACCAGCGCCGTGCACGCGACCCACCTCGATGACGCCGACGTGCTGGCCCTCGGCGCCAGCCGCACGCACGCCTGCTTCTGCCCCACCACCGAGCGCGACCTCGGCGACGGCGTGGGCCGGAGCCGCGCGCTGCACGAGGCCGGCAGCGCGCTGACCCTCGGCTCCGACAGCCACGCCGTGGTCGACCTGCTCGAGGAGATGCGTGCCGTCGAGCTCGACGAGCGGCTCGTCGCCGAGAGCCGGGGCCACTGGGCCGCCGCCGAGCTGCTCGAGGCGGGGCTGCGCCACGACGCGCTCGGCTTCGCCGACGCCGGCCGGATCGCCGTCGGGGCCCGCGCCGACCTGGTCACGCTCGACACCAGCAGCCCCCGCACCGCCGGCACCGGCGCCGACGAGCACACGGCCGTCTTCGCCGCGACCGGCGCCGACGTCACCCGCGTGGTCGCCGACGGCCGGCTCGTGCACACCCGTGACCGGGCTCCCGACGTGGGGCGCGACCTCGCCGCCGCCATCGACCGTCTGTGGAAGGACGCCTGA